The following proteins are encoded in a genomic region of Silene latifolia isolate original U9 population unplaced genomic scaffold, ASM4854445v1 scaffold_269, whole genome shotgun sequence:
- the LOC141639068 gene encoding peptidyl-prolyl cis-trans isomerase FKBP17-2, chloroplastic-like translates to MASSSFTTQPFLSLPPSRTHPVSRCSNTPPPQPSPSQTPKLSSGSMENPATPVELNNSGNNVRYPSKPKTVDSTDWVASSLTRRFGLGAGLAWAGFLAVGVLSEQIKTRLEVSQQQANTRDLEKEEEVILPNGIRYYEMRVGGGASPRQGDLVVLELKGSMKDSGKVFVDTFGGNKRSLALVMGSRPYSRGMCEGIEYVLKTMKAGGKRRVIVPSNLGFGQNGADFGSGFLVPPSETLEYIVELDRVSIAPA, encoded by the exons ATGGCTTCTTCATCCTTTACAACACAGCCATTCCTCTCCTTGCCACCCTCAAGAACACATCCAGTCTCACGATGCTCAAACACACCACCGCCGCAGCCATCACCGTCCCAAACTCCAAAACTAAGTTCTGGTTCCATGGAGAATCCGGCAACACCTGTTGAACTAAACAACAGTGGTAATAATGTCAGATACCCAAGTAAACCTAAAACTGTTGATAGCACAGATTGGGTAGCTTCATCATTGACGCGGCGGTTTGGGCTTGGTGCTGGGCTTGCTTGGGCTGGCTTCCTGGCCGTGGGTGTGCTATCTGAGCAGATTAAGACTCGACTTGAAGTTTCTCAGCAGCAAGCTAATACTAG GGATCTAGAAAAGGAGGAGGAAGTTATATTGCCAAATGGGATAAG GTACTATGAAATGAGAGTCGGTGGAGGAGCGTCACCACGACAAGGGGACTTGGTTGTGTTAGAGTTGAAAGGAAGCATGAAAGACAGTGGGAAAGTATTTGTGGACACATTTGGTGGTAATAAGAGGTCACTTGCTCTAGTAATGGGATCAAGACCGTATTCAAGAGGAATGTGTGAAGGTATAGAATACGTATTAAAGACGATGAAGGCAGGCGGCAAAAGAAGAGTTATAGTTCCTTCTAATTTGGGCTTTGGTCAAAATGGTGCAGATTTTGGCTCCGGTTTTTTAGTACCTCCATCTGAAACACTGGAATATATTGTGGAGCTTGATAGAGTCTCCATTGCGCCCGCTTAA
- the LOC141639069 gene encoding uncharacterized protein LOC141639069: MIIWGNSDEQYSRVWDYAKTIIKYNPGSSSYVMVDRVDRPPPVFQRMYTCLAACKEGFKRMYPGMCLAVVAMDGNNNLFPVAWAVVEVENADSWKWFLDLLVKDIGFDEGEGLTMMYDRQKGLIDAMNVIVPKAEIRYCVWHIWANFKLQFGGQAFKDSFWQVAWATTEVEYLAALEGIKFLSQPAYEYVKAIPPKHWSRHAFRTTCKSSMITNNLCESFNVVLKDARDKPILTQMEWMRRYIMKRHYKKREGASKYEKPFMPYIDKCFKRLIAERRYCKIYPSINTNFEVDYKGGSFTVNLINQVCNCKHWELSGIPCVHAMACILEQRHIPEDYVDQAYSKDKYLLAYTLAIDPMPGVAHWEKADQEEPLPPLMRRMPGRPSKKKGEKNLVKGHK, encoded by the exons ATGATAATATGGGGTAACTCTGATGAGCAGTACAGTAGAGTATGGGATTATGCTAAAACCATTATTAAATACAACCCAGGTTCAAGCTCATATGTAATGGTTGATAGGGTTGACAGACCACCTCCAGTGTTTCAGAGGATGTATACTTGTCTTGCTGCTTGTAAGGAAGGGTTTAAAA GAATGTACCCTGGGATGTGTTTGGCGGTAGTAGCTATGGATGGGAATAACAACCTTTTCCCTGTTGCATGGGCTGTTGTGGAGGTGGAGAATGCTGACTCTTGGAAGTGGTTTCTTGATTTATTGGTGAAAGACATAGGCTTTGATGAGGGTGAAGGTCTTACAATGATGTATGATAGGCAAAAG GGACTTATTGACGCAATGAATGTTATTGTCCCTAAAGCTGAGATTAGATACTGTGTTTGGCACATTTGGGCCAATTTCAAGCTACAATTTGGTGGCCaagcattcaaagatagcttttggCAAGTAGCATGGGCCACAACAGAG GTTGAGTATTTGGCAGCTCTTGAGGGCATCAAATTTCTTAGTCAGCCTGCCTATGAGTATGTCAAGGCCATTCCACCCAAGCATTGGAGCCGACATGCTTTTAGAACCACTTGCAAGAGTAGCATGATTACCAACAACCTCTGTGAATCCTTCAATGTTGTGTTGAAGGATGCAAGAGACAAGCCAATTCTGACTCAAATGGAGTGGATGAGAAGATATATAATGAAGAGACACTATAAAAAAAGGGAAGGGGCTAGCAAGTATGAGAAGCCCTTTATGCCATATATTGACAAATGCTTTAAGAGGCTTATAGCTGAGAGGAGGTATTGTAAAATCTACCCATCCATAAACACCAATTTTGAGGTTGACTACAAGGGTGGTTCATTCACAGTCAATTTGATAAACCAAGTGTGTAATTGCAAACACTGGGAGTTGAGTGGAATCCCTTGCGTTCATGCAATGGCTTGTATACTTGAACAAAGACACATTCCTGAAGATTATGTTGACCAAGCCTATTCAAAGGATAAGTATTTATTGGCCTACACACTTGCAATAGACCCTATGCCTGGGGTAGCACACTGGGAGAAAGCCGACCAAGAGGAGCCTCTCCCACCACTGATGAGAAGAATGCCGGGCAGACCATCaaagaaaaaaggagaaaagaaccTGGTGAAGGGTCACAAGTAA